The Proteus sp. ZN5 genome includes the window TTGGTCTTTAATGATTGAAGAACAAAACAGCTCTCGTATAAGTTAATTTTTTTACTTATACAAAAATAAAAACCCCTTGGATATCAATATGCCAAGGGGTTTATTTTATCTAGCAAACCTTATACTATTCGGGTTTGTGTCTTGCCAGCATAGCCCTTAATCCCGCAACACCTTTTTGCCCTTTCTCTTGTTTTTCTTCAGCACTTAACACTTTCTTTTTATTAGTATCCCAATTCAAATCATCTTGAGGTAATTCATAAAGAAAACGGCTTGGGTCGGGTTTAATTAATTCGCCATATTGACGCCTTTCTTTACATAACGTAAAAGTGAGTGTTTTTTGTGCTCGAGTAATCCCAACATAAGCAAGACGCCTTTCTTCTTCTACATTATCTTCATCAATACTACTTTGGTGTGGCAATATACCCTCTTCCATTCCTACTAAAAATACATGAGGAAACTCAAGACCTTTAGAGGCATGTAATGTCATTAACTGAACTTGATCTAACTCTTCTTCTGTTTCTCCTCGCTCCATCATATCGCGCAAGGTAAAACGGTTAACGACTTGAGAAAGTGTCATAGGTTCATGTAATTCATCACCTTCAAGCATTTCACTCATCCATAAAAATAGCTGATTAATATTTTTCATTCTCATTTCAGCGGCTTTTGCGCTACTTGAGGTTTCATATAACCAACTTTCATAATCCATTTCATGCAATAAATCGCGCACAGCCAACAGCGGCTCTCGTTCTGATTTTTGCACTATACGTGACATCCATTGAGAGAATGCTTGTAATGAATTTAAACCTCGACCTGTTAAGGTTTGACCTAATCCCAAATCAAAACAGGCATTGTATAAGCTCTTATCTCGGACTTTTGCCCATTCACCTAACTTTTGGATCGTCATAGGGCCAATTTCACGGCGAGGCTTATTCACAATACGTAAAAATGCCGCATCATCATCAGGATTAGTAATCACTCGCAAATAAGCCAGAATATCTTTTATCTCTTCTCGTGAGAAAAAAGAGGTTTCACCTGAAATACGATAAGGAATACGATTTTGCATCAAGTATTTTTCAAAAATACGAGACTGATGATTACCACGATAAAGGATCGCGTAATCCTTATAATTGGTTTTATTAATAAAGTGATGAGCAATTAATTCACCAGCCACACGTTCTGCTTCATGCTCTTCATTATTAGCCGTTAAAACCCGTAGTTCATCACCATAACCTAACTCTGAAAATAACCGTTTTTCAAAAACATGGGGATTATTTTCAATCAAGATATTCGCTGATTTTAGAATACGCCCAGAAGAGCGATAATTTTGCTCGAGCTTAATCACATTAAGTTGTGGAAAATCTTTTTGTAATAGCACTAAATTTTGAGGTCGAGCACCACGCCATGAATAGATTGATTGGTCATCGTCGCCTACAACCGTAAAGCGAGCTCTTTCACCAACCAGCCATTTGACCAATTCATATTGGCTTGTATTTGTATCTTGATATTCATCCACCAGCAAATAGCGGATACGTCTTTGCCAACGCTCTCTGACCTCTTCATTTGTGCGTAATAATAAAGTTGGCCGACTAATTAAGTCATCAAAATCGAGCACATTACAACTACGCAGATGTTGCTCATAACGTCGAAAGCATTCGGCAAATGTATGATCTTGTTGCGAACGCGCCATTCCTATTGCTTGATCTGGCGTGAGCATATCATTTTTCCAGTTAGAGATTTGGCTCTTTAACTGAGACAGTAAATCTTTATCTTCTTCTAATAAATCAGCCGTTAATTCTTTAAGTAATGCAGATTGGTCTTGATCATCAAACAGTGAAAATTTAGCTTTAATACCTAACGCTTTATATTCACGTTTAATAATTTCTAATCCCAATGTATGGAACGTTGAGATCATTAACCCTTTCGCTTCTTGGCGACCTAAGGTTTGAGCAACACGCTCTTTCATTTCACGCGCAGCTTTATTGGTAAATGTAACCGCCGCAATTTGCTTTGCTGGATATTGGCATTGACGAATGAGGTGTGCAATTTTATTGGTAATAACCCGTGTTTTACCCGATCCTGCACCTGCCAAGACCAAACAAGGGCCTGACACATATTCTACTGCTTTTTGTTGACCAGGATTTAATCGCATACTTTTTCCAAACTTCATTAACCAAGAACATAACGGGGGACAATTGTAGCAGAAAGCAATCAAAGTCTTGAGTATTCCCTCTTTCAATTTTTCTCACACTATAAAAACAAAAAACCGTACTCCATTAAGAAATACGGTTTTCAATAAAATTTAATCTTCACTTTTCGCTTATTTTTCTAAGCTCTTTGCATGAGAAGATAGCAAAAACTTAACCTTCACTTTTCACTTATTTTTCTAAGCTATTTACGTGAGAAGAAGGCAACAAAAGAGGTTATCCCAAGGAGCATACATTAGTATGTGACTTGGGTAACCGAGTGTAGCCAACGCACTTATCGCGTAAAGAGCGACGAAAAATTAGTTGGCAACAGCAATCTTCTTCATATCCGTCATATACCCACGCAACGTTTTACCTACGGCTTCAATTGGGTGCTGACGAATTGCCTCATTGATATCACGTAATTGTGCGTTATCGGTTCCATTATCTTGAACTTTCTTCGCTAAATCGCCAGATTGTAATGTTGTCATAAACTCTTTCAGCATAGGAACAACAGCAAATGAGAACAGATAGTTACCATATTCTGCGGTATCAGAAATAACCACGTTCATTTCATATAAACGCTTACGAGCAATGGTATTTGCAATTAATGGCAGCTCATGCAGTGATTCATAATAAGCTGATTCTGCAAAGATCCCTGCTTCAATCATGGTATCAAAAGCTAATTCAACACCAGCTTTAACCATTGCAACCATTAATACGCCGTGATCAAAGTACTCTTGCTCACTGATTTTACCCTCATATTCAGGATAATTTTCAAATGCGCTTGCTCCGGTCTCTTCACGCCATGTCAGTAAGTTTTTATCATCATTAGCCCAATCAGCCATCATAGTTTCAGAGAATTTACCTGAAATGATATCGTCCATATGTTTTGCAAACAGTGGAGCCATGATCTCTTTCAGTTGCTCTGATAATGCGTAAGCACGCATTTTTGCAGGATTAGATAATCTGTCCATCATCAAGGTGATACCACCCTGCTTCAGTGCTTCTGTAATCGTTTCCCAACCAAATTGCAGCAACTTACCTGCATATCCCGGCTCAACGCCATCAGCAACCATCTTGTCGTAACATAACAGCGAGCCTGCTTGTAACATACCGCACAGAATAGTTTGTTCACCCATTAAGTCTGATTTTACTTCAGCAACGAAAGAGGACTCTAAAACACCCGCACGATGACCACCTGTTGCGGCAGCCCATGCTTTAGCAATGGCCATACCTTCGCCTTTTGCATCATTTTCAGGGTGAACTGCAATCAGTGTTGGAACACCAAAACCACGCTTATATTCTTCACGAACTTCAGTACCCGGACATTTTGGTGCAACCATAACAACGGTGATGTCATCACGAATTTTTTCGCCAACTTCAACGATATTAAAACCGTGAGAGTAACCTAATGCTGCACCTGATTTCATCAACGGTTGAACAGCTTGAACAACAGCAGAGTGCTGTTTGTCTGGCGTTAAGTTAACAACTAAATCCGCTTGAGGGATCAACGCTTCATAGGTTCCAACCTCAAAACCGTTTTCGGTTGCACGACGCCATGAGGCACGTTTCTCATCAATCGCTTCTTGGCGTAAGGCATACGCGATATTCAAACCTGAATCACGCATATTTAAACCTTGGTTCAGGCCTTGAGCGCCACAACCAACAATAACGACTTTTTTGCCTTTCAGATAATTTGCTTCATCAGCAAATTCTTCACGTGACATAAAGCGACATTTACCTAATTGCGATAACTGCTGACGCAGATTCAATGTATTAAAATAATTTGTCATAGAAGGCTCCAAAATCGTTGTGTATGTGTTTGCTATTATTATCCTCACTCTCAGTGAGGTGTTGCATGACTTTACTATATGGGATGAAAGCCATTGCTTAAATTGATATATTTACAAGATAGTGTTGCAAAAAATGCAACGTTCTTTTTTATCACCTAAGGCGGCAGGCAATGGATATTCGTGATCTCAAACTCTTCCTGCATTTAGCTGAAAGTTGTCACTTCACCAAGACAGCACAAGCGATGCACGTCAGCCCTTCTACGCTCTCTCGTCAAATTCAACGACTTGAAGAAAGCTTAGGCCACCCTCTGTTTTTACGTGATAACCGACAGGTGACTCTCACTGATGCGGGCGAACAGCTAAAACGCTATGCTCAACAAACTTTATTGCAATATAAGCAACTTAAGCACACGCTAAATCAAAATAGCCCCAGCCTTTCTGGTGAGCTACGCCTGTTTTGTTCTGTAACAGCGGCTTACAGCCATTTGCCACCTATTCTTGACCGTTTTCGTGCAGAAAATCCATTAGTTGAAATAAAGCTCACCACAGGAGATGCAGCTGATGCGGTCGATAAAGTGCAATCTGATGAAGCCGATTTAGGTATTGCAGGAAAACCTGAAAAGCTTCCTGAAAATATCTGCTTTGAAAAAATAGGTGAAATACCATTAGTACTGATTGCGCCTGCACTGCCTTGCAATGTTCGCCATCTTGCAACGCAAGAGAAACCTGATTGGCTCAATATTCCATTTATCATTCCTGAACATGGCCCATCACGACAACGAATTGCGTTATGGTTTAAACGCCACCGTATCCATAATCCTTTAATTTATGCGACTGTTTCAGGGCATGAAGCAATTGTCTCAATGGTTGCGTTAGGTTGTGGTATTGCACTTATCCCACAAGTTGTCGTTGATAACTGCCCTGAGCCAGTTCGTAATCGCATCTCTTCATTGGATAATATTTCAATGGTAGAACCTTTCGAGTTAGGCGTTTGCGGATTACACAAACGCCTTCAAGAACCTGTGATCAGTGCTTTTTGGCGATTACTCCACGACTAAACTTGTCGTTTGTGGTGACAGAAATAACTGAAAAGAAGGATTTCCTGTCTCATCATGATATTCATAACCTAATGCATCTAAATGTCGCTCGAAACGCCCTTCTGTTTCGGGCAATTCAAATGCCACCAGCACACGTCCATAATCGGTACCATGACTACGATAGTGGAATAACGTAATATTCCAATAAGTTCCTAATGTTTTTAAAAACTTCATTAAAGCGCCCGGTGATTCAGGAAACTCAAAGCTAAATAAACGCTCTTTAAGCGGTTTATTAGGACGACCCCCGACCATATAACGCACATGAAGTTTTGCCATTTCATCATCAGACAAATCAGCCACTTGATAACCCGCAGTCGTAAGTTCACGCAAAATTTCTTTACGCTCTGTCAGTCCTTGGCTTAAACGA containing:
- the rep gene encoding DNA helicase Rep, with the translated sequence MRLNPGQQKAVEYVSGPCLVLAGAGSGKTRVITNKIAHLIRQCQYPAKQIAAVTFTNKAAREMKERVAQTLGRQEAKGLMISTFHTLGLEIIKREYKALGIKAKFSLFDDQDQSALLKELTADLLEEDKDLLSQLKSQISNWKNDMLTPDQAIGMARSQQDHTFAECFRRYEQHLRSCNVLDFDDLISRPTLLLRTNEEVRERWQRRIRYLLVDEYQDTNTSQYELVKWLVGERARFTVVGDDDQSIYSWRGARPQNLVLLQKDFPQLNVIKLEQNYRSSGRILKSANILIENNPHVFEKRLFSELGYGDELRVLTANNEEHEAERVAGELIAHHFINKTNYKDYAILYRGNHQSRIFEKYLMQNRIPYRISGETSFFSREEIKDILAYLRVITNPDDDAAFLRIVNKPRREIGPMTIQKLGEWAKVRDKSLYNACFDLGLGQTLTGRGLNSLQAFSQWMSRIVQKSEREPLLAVRDLLHEMDYESWLYETSSSAKAAEMRMKNINQLFLWMSEMLEGDELHEPMTLSQVVNRFTLRDMMERGETEEELDQVQLMTLHASKGLEFPHVFLVGMEEGILPHQSSIDEDNVEEERRLAYVGITRAQKTLTFTLCKERRQYGELIKPDPSRFLYELPQDDLNWDTNKKKVLSAEEKQEKGQKGVAGLRAMLARHKPE
- the ilvC gene encoding ketol-acid reductoisomerase translates to MTNYFNTLNLRQQLSQLGKCRFMSREEFADEANYLKGKKVVIVGCGAQGLNQGLNMRDSGLNIAYALRQEAIDEKRASWRRATENGFEVGTYEALIPQADLVVNLTPDKQHSAVVQAVQPLMKSGAALGYSHGFNIVEVGEKIRDDITVVMVAPKCPGTEVREEYKRGFGVPTLIAVHPENDAKGEGMAIAKAWAAATGGHRAGVLESSFVAEVKSDLMGEQTILCGMLQAGSLLCYDKMVADGVEPGYAGKLLQFGWETITEALKQGGITLMMDRLSNPAKMRAYALSEQLKEIMAPLFAKHMDDIISGKFSETMMADWANDDKNLLTWREETGASAFENYPEYEGKISEQEYFDHGVLMVAMVKAGVELAFDTMIEAGIFAESAYYESLHELPLIANTIARKRLYEMNVVISDTAEYGNYLFSFAVVPMLKEFMTTLQSGDLAKKVQDNGTDNAQLRDINEAIRQHPIEAVGKTLRGYMTDMKKIAVAN
- the ilvY gene encoding HTH-type transcriptional activator IlvY, with the protein product MDIRDLKLFLHLAESCHFTKTAQAMHVSPSTLSRQIQRLEESLGHPLFLRDNRQVTLTDAGEQLKRYAQQTLLQYKQLKHTLNQNSPSLSGELRLFCSVTAAYSHLPPILDRFRAENPLVEIKLTTGDAADAVDKVQSDEADLGIAGKPEKLPENICFEKIGEIPLVLIAPALPCNVRHLATQEKPDWLNIPFIIPEHGPSRQRIALWFKRHRIHNPLIYATVSGHEAIVSMVALGCGIALIPQVVVDNCPEPVRNRISSLDNISMVEPFELGVCGLHKRLQEPVISAFWRLLHD